GTCGTGGGCGACGAAGACGATCGTCGTCTCCGTGACCGTGGTCTTCGGCTCGACGAAGGCCTCCACCCCGCGTCGAGCGGCAGCCCACTGTTCCAGATGACTCGTGTCGTCCTTGCTTGCCACGCGGGTCGTTCCAGGACGTTGACTCCTGCGAAACCTATCGAAAAGGCCCACAACGGACACCTCCTTCGTTATTGCCTCGATCCTGCCGGCCGGAGGTGTCACGGCGGTGACGTCCAGGCCGATCAATCCAAGCTCGTTTCATGATCCGTCATCGGCCGTCGGGCGCCGACGCGGCGAGGGGCCTGGCGAAGGCGCCGTCGCCCCCGGATCACCGCAGGCCGCCCGAGTGGAGATCGGGCCGCGACCGGTCACGGCGCGTCGGTCCGCGCGTGGTCCGAGCGAGGACGGGGATGCCGCCGCCTGCCGAGGGCATCGGCGGCATCCGGCACGGGCATCCGACACGGCGGCCGAACAGGGCCGGTCGAGGCCGCGTCGCCGACACGCCCGGCGTGGTGACAAGATGGCGTCGGGTACCAGCGACGACCGGCGCTGCATCCGATATATACGCGACCACCCTGTCGATGCGTTCGCAAGGAGATCCCGTGGCTGACACCTCCGCCGACATCGTGATCCTCGGTGGCGGCTCCGGCGGTTACGCGTGCGCGCTGCGCGCGGCTGAGCTGGGCCTGTCCGTCGTTCTGATCGAGAAGGACAAGCTGGGCGGCACCTGCCTGCACCGAGGCTGCATCCCGACCAAGGCGCTGCTGCACGCCGCGGAGATCGCCGACTCTGCCAGGGGAGGAGACGCCTTCGGCGTCAAGACCTCCCTGGAGGGCATCGACATGACCGGCGTCAACGCCTACCGCGACGGCGTGGTGAGCAGGCTCTACAAGGGTCTCCAGGGCATGATCAAGTCGAAGAAGATCACCGTGGTCGAGGGCGAGGGCACCTTCGTCGGTCCGAACTCCGTCGAGGTGGACGGCATCCGCCACACCGGCAGGAACGTGGTGCTGGCCACCGGCTCGTACGCCAAGAGCCTGCCCGGTCTCGAGCTGGGCGGCCGCGTCATCACCAGTGACCAGGCGCTGGAACTGGACTACGTCCCGGACCGGGTCGTGGTGCTCGGCGGCGGCGTCATCGGCGTGGAGTTCGCCAGCGTGTGGCGCTCCTTCGGCGCGGAGGTCACGATCGTCGAGGCGCTGCCCAGGCTCGTCCCCGCCGAGGACGAGTTCCTGTCCAAGCAGCTCGAGCGCGCGTTCCGCAAGCGGGGCATCGCGTACAAGACCGGGGTCCGCTTCAGCGGCGTCACCCAGAACGACGCCGGTGTGTCGGTGAGCCTGGAATCGGGCGAGCAGCTCGACGCCGACCTGCTGCTCGTCGCCGTCGGACGGGGGCCCAGCACCTCGGGCGTCGGCTACGAGGAGGCGGGCGTGGCGATGGATCGGGGCTTCGTCCAGACCGACGACCTGCTGCGGACCAACCTGCCGAACGTCTACGCGGTGGGCGACATCGTCCCCGGCCTGCAACTGGCCCATCGAGGCTTCCAGCAGGGCATCTTCGTCGCCGAGCAGATCGCCGGGCTGGACCCGACGCCGATCGACGAGACGGGCATCCCCCGCGTCACCTACTGCGAGCCGGAGGTCGCCTCCGTGGGCTTGACCGAGGCGGCGGCGGCCGAGAAGTACGGCGCGGTGCAGACCCTCGTATACGACCTCGGCGGCAACGGCAAGAGCCAGATCCTCAAGACCTCGGGTGCGGTGAAGCTGGTCAAGGCGGGCGCCAAGGGAGAGGACGGCCCGGTCGTCGGCGTCCACCTCGTCGGAGCCCGCGTCGGCGAGCTGATCGGCGAGGCGCAGTTGATCTACAACTGGGAGGCCCATGCCGAGGACGTCGCCCCCCTGATCCACGCACACCCCACCCAGAACGAAGCCCTCGGCGAGGCGCACCTCGCCCTGGCCGGCAAACCCCTGCACGCCCACGCCTGATGCCGGCGCGAGGAACATCCCCAACGAGCGACTAGTTCGAGGAGTCAGCGAAACATGGCCTTCTCCGTCCAGATGCCCGCACTCGGCGAGAGCGTCACCGAGGGCACCGTCACCCGGTGGCTCAAGCAGGAAGGCGACCGCGTCGAGGTCGACGAGCCGTTGCTGGAGGTGTCCACCGACAAGGTCGACACCGAGATCCCCTCCCCGGCGGCAGGCATCCTGCAGCGCATCGTCGCCCCGGAGGACGAGACCGTCGACGTCGGCGCCGAGCTGGCCGTCATCGACGACGGCTCCGGCGGCGCGGACGCTCCGTCCGCACCTGCGGAGTCCGCACCCGAACCCCCCGCCCAGGAGACGCAGGCCCCGGCTGCCGCCGAGCAGGAGGCCCCGGCCCCGCAGCAGTCCGAGCCCGCCGCGCCGCAGGGTGGTGGCGAGGGCACGTCCGTGCCGATGCCCGCGCTCGGCGAGAGCGTCACCGAGGGCACCGTGACTCGCTGGCTGAAGCAGGTCGGCGACTCCATCGCCGTCGACGAGCCGCTGCTGGAGGTGTCCACCGACAAGGTCGACACCGAGATCCCCTCGCCGGTGGCAGGCACGCTGCTGGAGATCTCCGTCCAAGAGGACGAGACCGTCGAGGTCGGCGCGCAGCTCGCCGTCGTCGGCGCGGCAGGCGCGGCTGCACCCGCAGCACCCGCCCCGGCCGCCGAGCCCGAGCCTGCGGCGCCTGCCCCGGCCGAGCAGCCGAAGCCCGCCGAGCAGCCCCCGGCAGCTCCCCCGGCCCCGGCCCAGCAGGCGGCACCCGCTGCCCCGGCGCCCACGCCCCCTGCCGCCCCGGCAGCGGCCCCGGCGACCGGGAACGACGCCGCGCCGTACGTGACCCCGCTGGTGCGCAAGCTCGCCACCGAGCACGGCATCGACCTGGCGACGCTGACCGGTACCGGCGTCGGCGGTCGGATCCGCAAGCAGGACGTCCTCGCCGCAGTGGAGGCGGCCAAGGCTCCCGCGCCCGCCGCCCCGACACAGGCCCCGGCCGCCGCCCCGGCAGGCGGGCCCAGTGCGGAGGCCGTCGCACTGCGCGGCAAGACCGAGAAGATGAGCAGGCTCCGCCAGGTCATCGCCCAGCGGATGGTCGAGTCGCTCCAGGTCTCGGCGCAGCTCACCACGGTCGTCGAGGTCGACGTCACGAAGATCGCCCGCCTGCGCGACCGGGCCAAGAAGGCGTTCCAGGAGCGGGAAGGCGTCAAGCTCTCCTTCCTGCCGTTCTTCGCCAAGGCCACCGTCGAGGCGCTCAAGCAGCACCCGAAGCTCAACGCCTCGGTGAACGAGCAGGCCAAGGAGATCACCTACCACGGTGCCGAGCACCTGGTCGTCGCGGTGGACACCGACCGAGGCCTCCTCGTGCCGGTCATCCACAACGCGGGTGACCTGAACCTCGGCGGCCTGGCCCGCAAGATCACCGATCTCGCCGAGCGCACCAGGGCGAACAAGATCACCCCGGACGAGCTGAGCGGCGGCACGTTCAGCCTGACCAACACCGGCAGCCGGGGCGCCCTGTTCGACACGCCGATCGTGTTCCAGCCGCAGGTCGGCATCCTCGGCGTCGGCAGCGTGGTGAAGCGCCCGGTCGTGGTCAGCGACGAGGCGGGCGGCGACACCATCGCCATCCGCTCGATGGTCTACCTGGCCCTGTCCTACGACCACCGACTCGTCGACGGCGCGGACGCGGCCCGGTTCCTCTCCACCATGAAGCAGCGGCTGGAAGAGGGCGCCTTCGAGGCCGATCTGGGTCTCTAGATCCGCCGACCCGGCTTGCCGGGTGACACCCGATCACGTCAGGCCCCCGAACCGTTCTGGTTCGGGGGCCTGATCGCGTCTCGCCCCCGAATCGGCCGATGGTCGGCGGCGTCCGGCCGCCCGCCCGCCCGCCGGAAGAGGTCGATCATCGGACGACGAACCCGCAGGTCGACTGCCCGACAGTCCCCCACTGCGGTCGATCAGGAGCCGCCGATCGAGCGGGCCCGGCCGCAAGCCGGTCTGCACGCCCAGTGGCAGACCGACTCCCGTGGTGCACCCGCCCGATACCGGGAGAGAACTCGCATTCTGGATGCCGATCGGCGACGATCACGCCATGCGCATCGTGATCGCGGGCTCCTCGGGACTGATCGGCACCGCCTGTGTCGCACTGCTTCGGCGGCGCGGCCACGAGGTCGTCCGGCTGGTCCGCCGGGCCGCCGCCGCACCGGACGAGCGGAGCTGGGACCCGCCGTCCGGCGTCATCGAGCCGGGTGCGCTCGACGGTGCGGACGCGGTGATCAACCTGTGCGGCGTGGGCATCCTGGATCGCCGATGGAGTGACGGCCGCCAGCAGATCATCCGCGACAGCAGGCTCGTTCCCAGCGAGGTGCTCGCGGGCGCCGTCGCGGACGCGGGAGTCCCGGTGCTGGTCAACGGCTCGGCCGTCGGCTATTACGGCGACACCGGAGACCGCGCCGTCGACGAGGGCGCCCCGGCAGGCGCAGGCTTCGTGGCCGGGCTGTGCGTGGACTGGGAGGACGCCGCCGCCGGGGCCACCGCCTCGGGCGGCAGGCTCGTGATCGCCAGGAGCGGCATCGTGCTCGCGCGCTCCGGCGGCCTGCTGGGCAGGCTGCGCCCGCTCTTCTCGGCCATGCTCGGCGGCAGACTGGGCAGCGGCAGGCAGTACATGTCCTGGATCTCCCTGGAAGACCACGTCGCCGCGCTGTGCTTCCTGATCGAGAACGAGTCGATCTCCGGCCCGGTCAACCTCACCGCACCCGCTCCGGTGACCAATGACGACTTCACCAGGGCGCTGGCCACCGCCGTGGGCAGGCCCGCACCCTGGGTGGTTCCCGGCTTCGCGCTGCGGGCGGTGGTGGGCGGCGCCGCCGACGAGATGATCCTCACCGGACAGCGAGCGGTCCCCCGCGAGCTGGCCCGTCACGGCTTCCAGTTCGCGCATCCGACCGTCGACTCCTGCCTGCCCGCCACCGTCGGCGGATGAGACCAGCGCCTGCGGGCGTAGGGTCGTGCTCGTGCCTCAGACGAACGCATCGGCGCGCAGCGCGTCCTGCCGGGCGAGCGCGGAACCCGTGCTCGTCGAGCGGATCGGCCGTATCGACTATGTGCAGGCCTGGGACCGGCAGCGAGAGCTCGCCGCCGCCCGTGCCGACGGACAGGGTCCGGACTCGCTGCTGCTCCTGGAACATCCCTCGGTCTACACGGCGGGCAAGCGGACCCAGCAGGAGGACCGCCCCTCGGACGGCACCCCGGTGGTCGACGTCGACCGGGGCGGGAAGATCACCTGGCACGGGCCGGGTCAGCTCGTCGGTTATCCGCTGATCGCGCTGCGGGACCCGATCGACGTCGTCGACTACGTGCGCAGGCTGGAACAGGCGCTGATCAGCGTGTGCGACCAGCTCGGCGTCCACACCGGCCGGGTGGAGGGACGCAGCGGCGTCTGGCTGCCCGCCGACGATCGCGGGATCGAGCGCAAGATCGCGGCCATCGGCATCCGGGTGCAGCGCGGCGTCACCATGCACGGCTTCGAGATCAACTGCGACGCCGATTTGGCGGCCTTCGATCGGATCGTGCCCTGCGGCATTCGCGACGCCGGGGTGACCTCGTTGAGCCAGGAGCTGGATCGACCGGTGACCGTGGCCGAGGTCCTGCCGTTGGCCGAGCAGGCGGTGTTGGACGCGATCGAGGGCATCCTGCCGATCAGCGAACGCGACGCCAGGGCAGGCGGAACCGAGCCGGTGCTCGATCCGGCCACCTTCGCCCTGGCCCCCAGCCTGGTGCCGCGAGGCTGACCCCGGCCGGGCGCTGTTGAAGACCGTCCGGGAGTTCGCCTCGCCGGGGGTCACCGCGGGCGGGACGGCTCCGGCACAGGCCTCGGCTCGCCGGCCCGCCGGACAGACAGCCGGGCGCGAGCCTGCCGCAGCCGGCGGTGGACGGCGCATCCGGCCTGCGCGCGCTCTCCGACCACCCGCCGGCGGGCAGACGTCGGCCCGCCCGGGTCAGCCGAGCTGCGGGACGACCTCGGCGGCGACCAGCTCGATGTGCTCCAGGTCGGTCACGTCCAGGACCTGGAGGTACATCCGGTCGATGCCGCCGCGCTCCCGCCAGCGGCCGAGCTTGTCGACCACCTCGGCGGGCGAGCCCGCGAGGCCGTTCTCGCGCAGCTCGGCGGGCTTCCGGTCGATCGCCTCGGCCCGCCGGACGAGCTCGGCGTCATCCCGCCCGACGCACAACACCTGGGCGGCAGACCACCGGATCTCACCGGGGTCCCGGCCCACGTCGACGGCGGCGGCCCTGACCCGGTCGAACTGGGCCGCAGCCGTGTCGGCGTCGACGAAGGGCAGGTTGAACTCGTCGGCGAACCTCGCGGCCAGCCTCGGAGTCCGCTTCTTGCCGCTGCCGCCGATCACCACCGGCGGCCCCGGCCGCTGCACCGGCTTGGGCAGCGCGGGCGAGTCGACGAGCCGGTAGTGCGTTCCGTCGTAGGAGAAGGTCTCGCCCTCCTCGGTCGCCCAGAGCCCGGTGATGACCTCCAGCTGCTCGGTGAACAGGTCGAAGCGCTCCCCGATCGGCGGGAACGGGATGCCGTAGGCGGTGTGCTCGCGGGCGAACCAGCCGGTGCCGAGCCCGAACTCGACTCGACCACCCGACATCTGGTCGACCTGGGCGACCGCGACGGCCAGCGGGCCGGGGTACCGGAAGGTCGCGGCGGTCACCAGCGTGCCCAGCCGGATCGTGGCGGTCTCCCGTGCCAGAGCCCCCAGGGTCACCCAGGCGTCGGTGGGGCCCGGCAAGCCGCTGCCGTCGCCCATCGAGAGGTAGTGGTCGGAGCGGAAGAAGGCGTCGTAGCCGGTCTCCTCGGCATGCCGAGCGAGCCGGAGCAGGTCGTCGTAGGAGGCACCCTGCTGGGGCTCGGTGAAGATACGGAGAGTGAGGCTGTCAGTCACGCTCCCCAGGCTACGACCCGACCGCCCGACCGCCTGTCCCACCGTGCAGGGCCGTTCGGGGTCGGTGTCGCTCTGCCGAGCCGAAGCGGGTATTGATGTCCTCATGGCGAAGTGGACCATCACGGATATTCCAGATCAGTCAGACCGAGTCGCGTTGATCACCGGCGCCAACTCCGGCATCGGCCGAGCCTGCGCGGTGGCGCTGGCCTCGCGCAACGCCAGGGTGCTGGTGGCGGCGCGGTCGGTCGAGCGCGGTACTGCCGTCGTGGAGAAGATCACGTCGGTAGGCGGCCGGGCCGAGCTGCTCGAGCTCGACCTCGCCGACCTCGCCTCGGTACGTCGGGCGGCCGCCGAGGTCGGCGAACGCGCCCCGGAGGGCCTGGACCTGCTGATCAACAACGCGGGGGTGATGGCCACTCCCCTCAAGCGCACCGCAGAGGGCTTCGAACTGCAGTTCGCCACCAACCATCTCGGACACGCCGCCCTCACCTGGCTGCTGATGCCCCGACTCCGACAGCGACCGGGAGCACGGGTCGTCACCGTGTCGAGCTTCACCCACAAGGGACGCGGGCTGGACCTGGACGACCCGAACTTCGATCAGCGCAGATACAACTCCGGCCAGGCCTACAGCCAGTCGAAGATCGCGAACCTGCTCTTCATGTTCGAACTCGACCGCAGACTTCGCACCGACGGCGCCGACGTGCTCAGCGTCGCCGCGCATCCGGGCATCGTCGACACCGAGCTGGCGGCCAACTCCGCCAGGATGCGTGCCTCGGACTTCATCGAGAAGGCGGCGAACCTCTTCAGTAAGACGACCGGACAGTCGCCGGAGCAGGGCGCCCTCCCGCTGCTCTACGCGGCCACCATGGCCGACGTCCGTGGCGGGGACTACTTCGGTCCCGACGGCCTTGGCGAGCTGCGTGGCGGGCCCAAGCGGGTGGCGACCTCCGCCGAGGCGCAGAGCATCTCGGATGCCCGCAGGCTCTGGGAGATCACCGCCGAACTGACCTCGGTAACCCCCGACCCCGTCTGAGGGCCTGCCTTCGGTCCCGCTCCGTCGGGAACGGGGATCGGCGTGGACGAAGCCGCACGGCGACCGGAGGAAGCCGCGACGGAGTCATGAGGACCGACGACGCAGCCGCAGATCGCCGCGACTGCCCCGCGCGACTCCGACGGCAGGGATCACAGACAAGCCGCGAGAACACCGGTG
The Actinoalloteichus fjordicus DNA segment above includes these coding regions:
- a CDS encoding oxidoreductase translates to MGLFDRFRRSQRPGTTRVASKDDTSHLEQWAAARRGVEAFVEPKTTVTETTIVFVAHDGEWTRRRIAGPEAAKQLAKKLAMPVYDVGLVGYPQRMRDFQARQRSARKQEQRRRMED
- the lpdA gene encoding dihydrolipoyl dehydrogenase, whose amino-acid sequence is MADTSADIVILGGGSGGYACALRAAELGLSVVLIEKDKLGGTCLHRGCIPTKALLHAAEIADSARGGDAFGVKTSLEGIDMTGVNAYRDGVVSRLYKGLQGMIKSKKITVVEGEGTFVGPNSVEVDGIRHTGRNVVLATGSYAKSLPGLELGGRVITSDQALELDYVPDRVVVLGGGVIGVEFASVWRSFGAEVTIVEALPRLVPAEDEFLSKQLERAFRKRGIAYKTGVRFSGVTQNDAGVSVSLESGEQLDADLLLVAVGRGPSTSGVGYEEAGVAMDRGFVQTDDLLRTNLPNVYAVGDIVPGLQLAHRGFQQGIFVAEQIAGLDPTPIDETGIPRVTYCEPEVASVGLTEAAAAEKYGAVQTLVYDLGGNGKSQILKTSGAVKLVKAGAKGEDGPVVGVHLVGARVGELIGEAQLIYNWEAHAEDVAPLIHAHPTQNEALGEAHLALAGKPLHAHA
- the sucB gene encoding 2-oxoglutarate dehydrogenase, E2 component, dihydrolipoamide succinyltransferase, which gives rise to MAFSVQMPALGESVTEGTVTRWLKQEGDRVEVDEPLLEVSTDKVDTEIPSPAAGILQRIVAPEDETVDVGAELAVIDDGSGGADAPSAPAESAPEPPAQETQAPAAAEQEAPAPQQSEPAAPQGGGEGTSVPMPALGESVTEGTVTRWLKQVGDSIAVDEPLLEVSTDKVDTEIPSPVAGTLLEISVQEDETVEVGAQLAVVGAAGAAAPAAPAPAAEPEPAAPAPAEQPKPAEQPPAAPPAPAQQAAPAAPAPTPPAAPAAAPATGNDAAPYVTPLVRKLATEHGIDLATLTGTGVGGRIRKQDVLAAVEAAKAPAPAAPTQAPAAAPAGGPSAEAVALRGKTEKMSRLRQVIAQRMVESLQVSAQLTTVVEVDVTKIARLRDRAKKAFQEREGVKLSFLPFFAKATVEALKQHPKLNASVNEQAKEITYHGAEHLVVAVDTDRGLLVPVIHNAGDLNLGGLARKITDLAERTRANKITPDELSGGTFSLTNTGSRGALFDTPIVFQPQVGILGVGSVVKRPVVVSDEAGGDTIAIRSMVYLALSYDHRLVDGADAARFLSTMKQRLEEGAFEADLGL
- a CDS encoding TIGR01777 family oxidoreductase, producing MRIVIAGSSGLIGTACVALLRRRGHEVVRLVRRAAAAPDERSWDPPSGVIEPGALDGADAVINLCGVGILDRRWSDGRQQIIRDSRLVPSEVLAGAVADAGVPVLVNGSAVGYYGDTGDRAVDEGAPAGAGFVAGLCVDWEDAAAGATASGGRLVIARSGIVLARSGGLLGRLRPLFSAMLGGRLGSGRQYMSWISLEDHVAALCFLIENESISGPVNLTAPAPVTNDDFTRALATAVGRPAPWVVPGFALRAVVGGAADEMILTGQRAVPRELARHGFQFAHPTVDSCLPATVGG
- the lipB gene encoding lipoyl(octanoyl) transferase LipB — its product is MPQTNASARSASCRASAEPVLVERIGRIDYVQAWDRQRELAAARADGQGPDSLLLLEHPSVYTAGKRTQQEDRPSDGTPVVDVDRGGKITWHGPGQLVGYPLIALRDPIDVVDYVRRLEQALISVCDQLGVHTGRVEGRSGVWLPADDRGIERKIAAIGIRVQRGVTMHGFEINCDADLAAFDRIVPCGIRDAGVTSLSQELDRPVTVAEVLPLAEQAVLDAIEGILPISERDARAGGTEPVLDPATFALAPSLVPRG
- a CDS encoding LLM class F420-dependent oxidoreductase, which codes for MTDSLTLRIFTEPQQGASYDDLLRLARHAEETGYDAFFRSDHYLSMGDGSGLPGPTDAWVTLGALARETATIRLGTLVTAATFRYPGPLAVAVAQVDQMSGGRVEFGLGTGWFAREHTAYGIPFPPIGERFDLFTEQLEVITGLWATEEGETFSYDGTHYRLVDSPALPKPVQRPGPPVVIGGSGKKRTPRLAARFADEFNLPFVDADTAAAQFDRVRAAAVDVGRDPGEIRWSAAQVLCVGRDDAELVRRAEAIDRKPAELRENGLAGSPAEVVDKLGRWRERGGIDRMYLQVLDVTDLEHIELVAAEVVPQLG
- a CDS encoding oxidoreductase — protein: MAKWTITDIPDQSDRVALITGANSGIGRACAVALASRNARVLVAARSVERGTAVVEKITSVGGRAELLELDLADLASVRRAAAEVGERAPEGLDLLINNAGVMATPLKRTAEGFELQFATNHLGHAALTWLLMPRLRQRPGARVVTVSSFTHKGRGLDLDDPNFDQRRYNSGQAYSQSKIANLLFMFELDRRLRTDGADVLSVAAHPGIVDTELAANSARMRASDFIEKAANLFSKTTGQSPEQGALPLLYAATMADVRGGDYFGPDGLGELRGGPKRVATSAEAQSISDARRLWEITAELTSVTPDPV